A stretch of Paenibacillus sp. URB8-2 DNA encodes these proteins:
- the spoIIGA gene encoding sigma-E processing peptidase SpoIIGA, with translation MVVYIDLIFAANLLIDAVLLWLTGWMIKVRTKWWRLWLSALVGATYVVMMFVPELSFMYTFLIKFGLSVIMIWVAFGFSSLQVFFRSIGAFYIINFAAAGGILGIHYLLQSSGDIWNGILYTAAGGYAYRLKIGFWFVLFILLPVLGCYKAVHSSRLRREKLEAYIGTVQVEIEGVTVTCSGLLDTGNRLYDPLTKTPVMVMEASLWEDYLPEGWKGRLSQEGADQLLLETDGQSFIWQDRLRLVPYRGVNRGASFMLALKPDHVAVTLGEETTEHRKVLIGLDGGTLSGDGAYRAIIHPDLAQGEPAVHPGGVA, from the coding sequence ATGGTAGTTTATATCGACTTGATCTTTGCCGCCAACTTGCTGATCGACGCGGTGCTGCTGTGGCTTACCGGATGGATGATCAAGGTCAGGACCAAGTGGTGGAGGCTTTGGCTTTCCGCCCTGGTTGGCGCAACGTATGTCGTCATGATGTTTGTGCCGGAGCTTTCGTTTATGTATACCTTTCTGATCAAGTTCGGCTTGTCGGTCATTATGATTTGGGTCGCTTTCGGTTTTTCCAGTCTGCAGGTTTTTTTCCGGAGCATAGGGGCCTTCTATATCATTAATTTTGCTGCGGCGGGCGGCATTCTGGGCATTCATTACCTGCTTCAGAGCTCCGGGGATATCTGGAACGGAATTCTGTATACGGCGGCTGGAGGTTATGCTTACCGGTTAAAAATCGGATTTTGGTTCGTGCTGTTCATACTGCTGCCCGTGCTGGGCTGTTACAAAGCCGTTCATTCTTCCCGCTTGCGAAGAGAGAAACTGGAAGCTTATATCGGCACCGTACAAGTGGAAATTGAAGGCGTGACGGTCACCTGCTCCGGATTGCTCGATACGGGCAACCGACTGTACGACCCTCTGACCAAAACCCCCGTTATGGTGATGGAAGCTTCGCTGTGGGAGGACTATTTGCCGGAGGGCTGGAAAGGGCGCTTATCGCAGGAAGGGGCGGATCAGCTGCTTTTGGAAACGGACGGGCAGTCCTTTATATGGCAGGACCGGCTAAGACTCGTACCCTACCGCGGAGTGAACAGGGGAGCGTCCTTTATGCTCGCGCTGAAGCCCGATCATGTTGCCGTAACGCTTGGCGAAGAGACAACCGAGCACAGGAAAGTATTAATTGGCCTAGACGGCGGCACGCTGTCCGGGGATGGGGCTTACCGGGCGATTATTCATCCCGACTTGGCGCAGGGAGAGCCTGCCGTTCATCCGGGAGGAGTTGCCTGA
- the sigE gene encoding RNA polymerase sporulation sigma factor SigE — MIKWKLTLQLQYYRVLFLLGLKSQEIYYIGGSEALPPPLTREEEDYLLQRLPSGDAAVRAVLIERNLRLVVYIARKFENTGINIEDLVSIGAIGLIKAVNTFDPEKKIKLATYASRCIENEILMYLRRNSKTRSEVSFDEPLNIDWDGNELLLSDVLGTENDTIYRNIEEQVDRKLLQKALEKLSERERLIMELRFGLRGGEEKTQKDVADLLGISQSYISRLEKRIIKRLRKEFNKMV; from the coding sequence ATGATCAAATGGAAACTGACGCTGCAGCTCCAGTATTACCGGGTGCTGTTTCTGCTGGGTTTGAAAAGCCAGGAAATCTATTATATCGGAGGCAGCGAGGCGCTTCCCCCGCCGCTGACGCGGGAGGAGGAGGATTATCTGCTCCAGCGGCTCCCCTCGGGCGATGCGGCCGTACGCGCAGTGCTGATCGAGCGCAATCTGCGCCTTGTCGTGTACATAGCCCGCAAATTCGAAAATACCGGCATCAATATCGAGGACCTGGTGTCTATCGGCGCAATCGGTCTGATCAAGGCGGTCAACACGTTCGACCCCGAGAAAAAAATCAAGCTGGCCACGTACGCGTCGCGCTGTATTGAGAACGAAATCCTCATGTACCTGCGCCGCAACAGCAAAACGCGCAGCGAGGTATCCTTCGATGAGCCGCTTAATATCGATTGGGACGGCAATGAGTTGCTGCTGTCGGACGTGCTCGGGACGGAGAATGACACCATTTACCGCAATATAGAGGAGCAGGTGGACCGCAAGCTGCTGCAAAAGGCGCTGGAAAAGCTGAGCGAGCGGGAGCGGCTCATTATGGAGCTTCGGTTCGGACTGCGCGGAGGCGAGGAGAAGACGCAGAAAGACGTCGCCGATCTGCTCGGCATCTCCCAATCCTATATTTCCCGCCTGGAAAAAAGAATAATCAAACGGCTGCGCAAGGAGTTCAACAAGATGGTTTAG
- a CDS encoding cell division protein FtsQ/DivIB translates to MPNTRLPVLQEDKPKKKRSRKVTAILMLLFIALLGVIFFRSPASRITEIDFRGSKYSTSEELLRQSGLKKGGQFFAVSKSGVEQSLLELKTVQKVTVDKRFPGVVSVQITEFPAVAYELDPSGSLKAILSSGASVSIDESGIAVEKPILTGWKASDPYKAKLCGALAGIPNELTSDISEIVPSPTLSFPDRIKLYTRSHFEVTTAVSLLKDKVEYLNQVIETKEPGMITMLEADSYVPFQSDSAQEGTEDK, encoded by the coding sequence ATGCCAAATACCCGACTGCCTGTTCTCCAAGAGGACAAGCCCAAGAAAAAAAGAAGCCGAAAAGTAACGGCGATCCTGATGCTGCTGTTTATCGCGCTGCTTGGCGTCATTTTTTTTCGTTCGCCGGCCAGCCGCATTACGGAAATTGACTTCCGCGGCAGCAAATACTCCACCTCGGAAGAGCTCCTTCGGCAAAGCGGTCTCAAAAAAGGGGGACAGTTTTTTGCCGTATCGAAAAGTGGAGTGGAGCAGTCGCTGCTTGAACTGAAGACGGTACAAAAGGTGACGGTGGACAAGCGTTTCCCCGGCGTCGTTTCCGTTCAGATTACGGAATTTCCGGCAGTTGCCTATGAACTTGATCCAAGCGGCAGCTTGAAGGCCATCCTTTCCAGCGGCGCTTCGGTATCCATTGATGAGAGCGGAATCGCCGTGGAGAAGCCGATCCTGACGGGCTGGAAGGCTTCAGACCCTTATAAGGCGAAGCTGTGCGGGGCGCTGGCAGGGATACCGAATGAACTGACCAGCGACATCTCCGAAATCGTGCCGTCGCCGACGCTCTCTTTTCCGGACCGGATCAAGCTTTATACCCGTTCGCACTTTGAAGTGACTACGGCCGTTTCGCTGCTTAAAGACAAAGTGGAGTATTTGAACCAGGTCATTGAAACGAAAGAGCCGGGAATGATCACCATGCTTGAGGCGGATTCCTATGTTCCTTTCCAGAGCGACAGTGCTCAAGAGGGCACCGAAGATAAATAG
- the murG gene encoding undecaprenyldiphospho-muramoylpentapeptide beta-N-acetylglucosaminyltransferase, whose amino-acid sequence MRIVLSGGGTGGHIYPAVAVARQLEAEEDASAFLYIGGTRGLESKLVPQENLPFRSIDITGFRRKLSLDNVKTVMRFLKGVKESKRMLKEFKPDVVVGTGGYVCGPVVYAASKLGIPTLIHEQNAIPGLTNRFLSRYASTVAVSFEGTESAFPAGKRVIYTGNPRATTVSKANPQRGFASLGIPDGSTVVLVVGGSRGAKAINEAMIEMASLAVKESQVHYVYVTGEPYYEGTRKSLREKLGSLPNWLHVLPYVHNMPEVLACTSLIVNRAGASFLAEITALGIPSVLIPSPNVTNNHQEANARQLERAGAAVVILEKDLTGQSLYKAVRTITGDPALRKSMSEASSKLGKRDSAALVVEELRRLTGGK is encoded by the coding sequence ATGCGTATCGTATTAAGCGGCGGCGGCACGGGAGGGCATATTTATCCCGCCGTCGCCGTGGCAAGGCAGCTGGAGGCGGAGGAAGACGCCTCTGCATTTTTATATATCGGCGGGACGCGCGGGCTTGAGAGCAAGCTGGTTCCCCAGGAGAACCTTCCGTTCCGCTCGATCGATATTACCGGGTTCCGGCGGAAGCTGTCCCTGGACAATGTGAAGACGGTTATGCGTTTCCTGAAAGGCGTGAAGGAGTCCAAGCGGATGCTGAAGGAGTTCAAACCCGACGTTGTCGTCGGGACGGGCGGGTATGTCTGCGGCCCTGTCGTTTATGCCGCCTCCAAGCTCGGCATCCCCACGCTGATTCATGAACAGAACGCTATTCCCGGTTTGACTAACCGTTTTCTTAGCCGGTATGCGAGTACGGTGGCGGTCAGCTTCGAGGGAACCGAATCGGCCTTCCCGGCAGGCAAGCGCGTGATTTACACGGGGAACCCGCGTGCTACAACGGTCAGCAAGGCAAATCCGCAGCGGGGCTTCGCTTCCCTGGGTATTCCGGACGGCAGCACGGTCGTGCTGGTGGTGGGCGGCAGCCGGGGGGCGAAAGCGATCAATGAGGCGATGATCGAGATGGCTTCGCTTGCCGTCAAGGAATCGCAGGTCCATTACGTGTACGTCACGGGAGAGCCTTATTACGAGGGGACACGCAAGAGCCTGCGCGAGAAGCTGGGAAGCCTTCCGAACTGGCTGCATGTGCTGCCCTATGTTCATAATATGCCGGAAGTGCTCGCCTGCACCTCCCTGATTGTGAACCGTGCGGGAGCTTCGTTTCTCGCGGAAATTACGGCGCTGGGCATCCCCTCCGTTCTCATTCCGTCACCGAATGTGACGAACAACCATCAGGAGGCGAATGCGCGGCAGCTGGAACGCGCGGGAGCGGCGGTTGTGATCCTGGAGAAGGATTTAACCGGACAGTCGCTGTACAAGGCGGTTCGCACCATTACGGGCGACCCGGCGCTCCGCAAGTCCATGTCCGAAGCCTCGAGCAAACTGGGCAAGCGGGATTCCGCTGCGCTTGTTGTTGAGGAGCTTCGGCGGCTTACGGGCGGCAAGTGA
- the murA gene encoding UDP-N-acetylglucosamine 1-carboxyvinyltransferase: MDKLVIEGGIPLSGTIRIHGAKNAALPILAASLLAEGVHSLHNVPKLLDIETMLAIMERLGCSAGHDGDTVTVDTAPACSSHVPEDLMKQMRSSIFLMGPLLARFGEVTIYQPGGCAIGERKIDLHLRGLQALGAEIEEGNGKIYCSAERLRGCDIHLDYPSVGATENIMMAAATAEGTTTISGAAREPEIQDLQNFLNRMGASIFGAGTDTITIQGVQKLQSCSYEVIPDRIVAGTVMIAAAATRGDVTLTHTNVGHLNSLIHVLKRAGVQITVCNDIINISCMGRPRSVERIVTSPYPSFPTDLQSQIMVLLALADGFSVIKETVFEGRFKHVEEMARMGADISTHLNRAFIRGVKRLYGATVEATDLRAGAALVIAGLAAQGTTIVEQAHHIDRGYDGIELLFQKLGARISRKTPVPGPIDLAN, encoded by the coding sequence TTGGACAAATTGGTGATTGAAGGTGGAATTCCCCTGTCAGGCACCATACGCATCCATGGAGCAAAAAACGCGGCGCTGCCCATTCTGGCGGCTAGCCTGCTGGCCGAAGGCGTTCACTCGCTGCATAATGTGCCGAAGCTGCTGGACATCGAAACGATGCTTGCGATTATGGAGCGGCTCGGCTGCAGTGCCGGACATGACGGGGATACGGTAACGGTGGATACTGCGCCCGCCTGTTCATCCCATGTTCCGGAAGACTTGATGAAGCAAATGAGATCTTCCATCTTCCTTATGGGGCCGCTGCTGGCCAGATTCGGGGAGGTAACGATCTATCAGCCGGGAGGCTGTGCAATCGGCGAACGCAAGATCGATCTGCATCTGCGGGGACTGCAGGCTCTTGGGGCGGAGATCGAAGAAGGGAACGGGAAAATTTACTGCAGTGCGGAGCGGCTGAGGGGCTGTGACATTCATCTGGATTATCCGAGCGTAGGCGCGACGGAAAATATTATGATGGCTGCAGCGACCGCGGAGGGCACCACGACAATTTCCGGAGCGGCCCGGGAGCCGGAGATACAGGATCTTCAGAACTTCTTGAACCGGATGGGCGCCTCCATTTTCGGAGCGGGCACCGATACGATTACGATTCAGGGCGTACAGAAGCTGCAGTCCTGTAGCTATGAAGTTATTCCCGACCGGATTGTCGCGGGCACCGTCATGATCGCCGCAGCGGCGACCCGGGGAGACGTCACGCTTACGCATACCAATGTGGGTCATCTGAATTCGCTGATTCACGTCCTGAAGCGCGCCGGTGTTCAAATCACAGTTTGCAATGATATAATTAATATTAGTTGTATGGGGCGCCCCCGGTCCGTAGAACGCATTGTGACTTCGCCTTATCCGTCTTTTCCGACGGATCTTCAATCCCAGATCATGGTATTGCTCGCTTTGGCCGACGGATTTAGCGTCATCAAGGAGACAGTATTTGAAGGCAGATTCAAGCATGTGGAAGAAATGGCCCGGATGGGCGCTGATATTTCTACCCATTTGAACCGTGCGTTCATCCGCGGCGTCAAACGGCTCTACGGTGCAACGGTGGAAGCGACCGATTTGCGGGCCGGCGCGGCGCTTGTCATTGCGGGGCTGGCCGCCCAAGGCACCACCATTGTCGAGCAGGCTCATCATATTGACAGAGGATACGACGGCATTGAACTGCTGTTTCAGAAGCTGGGCGCCCGCATCAGCCGCAAGACGCCTGTTCCGGGCCCCATCGATCTTGCCAATTAA
- the ftsZ gene encoding cell division protein FtsZ: MLEFDFEMESLAQIKVIGVGGGGSNAVNRMIENGVQGVEFITVNTDAQALHMAKSEHKLQIGDKLTRGLGAGANPEVGKKAAEESRDLISNTLKGADMVFVTAGMGGGTGTGAAPVIAEIAKECGALTVGVVTRPFTFEGRKRSTQAELGIEALKEKVDTLIVIPNDRLLEIVDKKTPMLEAFREADNVLRQAVQGISDLIAVPGLINLDFADVKTIMTERGSALMGIGIATGENRASEAARKAIMSPLLETSIEGARGVIMNITGGSNLSLYEVNEAAEIVTSASDPEVNMIFGAIIEESMKDEIKVTVIATGFEHKGAPAAPGRRPASNQTEPAPDKGNNLRPFGNQTSSDQLDIPTFLRNRSRGNHD; this comes from the coding sequence ATGTTGGAATTTGATTTTGAAATGGAGAGCCTGGCGCAAATTAAGGTCATCGGCGTTGGCGGCGGCGGCAGCAATGCTGTCAACCGGATGATCGAAAATGGCGTGCAGGGCGTAGAGTTCATCACGGTTAATACGGACGCCCAGGCGCTGCATATGGCCAAATCGGAACATAAATTGCAAATCGGGGACAAGCTGACCCGCGGCTTGGGTGCAGGCGCCAATCCGGAGGTTGGAAAGAAGGCGGCCGAAGAATCCCGTGATCTGATTTCGAATACTTTGAAGGGAGCCGACATGGTGTTCGTTACCGCAGGCATGGGCGGCGGTACCGGCACAGGCGCTGCGCCGGTGATTGCTGAAATCGCCAAAGAATGCGGAGCGCTCACGGTTGGCGTAGTTACCCGCCCTTTTACCTTTGAAGGCCGCAAGCGTTCTACGCAAGCCGAGCTTGGCATCGAGGCGCTGAAGGAAAAAGTCGATACGCTTATCGTCATTCCCAATGACCGTCTCCTCGAAATCGTTGATAAGAAGACTCCGATGTTGGAGGCGTTCCGCGAAGCGGATAACGTGCTGAGACAGGCGGTACAGGGCATTTCCGACCTGATCGCCGTTCCCGGCCTGATCAACCTTGACTTCGCCGACGTGAAGACGATCATGACGGAACGTGGCTCCGCGCTAATGGGTATCGGAATCGCGACCGGTGAGAACCGGGCTTCCGAAGCGGCTCGCAAGGCGATTATGAGTCCGCTGCTTGAGACTTCCATCGAGGGCGCGCGAGGCGTCATTATGAATATCACCGGCGGTTCCAATCTGTCACTGTATGAAGTCAATGAAGCGGCCGAGATCGTCACATCTGCCTCTGACCCCGAAGTCAACATGATCTTTGGTGCGATTATCGAAGAGAGCATGAAGGATGAGATCAAGGTAACGGTAATCGCTACCGGCTTCGAGCATAAGGGAGCTCCTGCAGCGCCTGGACGCCGTCCGGCTTCGAATCAGACCGAGCCCGCGCCGGACAAGGGGAACAACCTTCGCCCGTTCGGCAACCAAACGAGCTCCGACCAGCTGGACATTCCGACCTTCCTGCGCAACCGCTCACGGGGCAATCACGACTGA
- the ftsA gene encoding cell division protein FtsA, whose protein sequence is MSNNDIIVSLDIGTSKVRAIIGEVTNGTLNIIGVGSADSEGIRKGAIVDIDQTVQSIKSAVEHAEQMVGIQISEVYVGISGNHIGLQSSHGVVAVQNEDREIGEEDILRVLKAAEVIALPPEREVIDVVAKQYIVDGLEGIQDPRGMIGVRLEVEATIVTGAKTPIHNLLRCVEKSGLKIKDLVLMSLGAGGLALSKDEKSMGAVLVDIGAGATTIAVYEEGSLIATSTIPIGGEFVTNDIAYGLRTLTDQAEKVKLKYGCAWIDDAASEVVFKVLRIGSNVEKEFNQEDLAAIIEPRVQEIFHLILQEVKRLGYSDLPGGYILTGGTVSMPGVLKAAQAELSASVRIAVPDYIGVRDPGFTSGVGILYHIVRSFRGRGSSASANKKTVSRSKPNAAPSQEAVPKQGFVERLKNIFSDFI, encoded by the coding sequence TTGAGCAACAATGACATCATTGTTAGTTTGGACATCGGTACATCCAAAGTTCGGGCAATTATCGGGGAAGTTACCAATGGAACCTTGAATATTATCGGTGTCGGATCTGCCGACTCGGAGGGCATACGCAAGGGCGCGATTGTAGACATCGACCAGACGGTCCAATCCATCAAAAGCGCCGTTGAGCACGCCGAGCAGATGGTGGGCATTCAAATATCCGAAGTGTATGTCGGCATTTCCGGCAATCATATCGGCCTGCAATCCAGCCATGGCGTAGTTGCCGTCCAGAATGAAGATCGCGAAATCGGCGAGGAGGATATCCTGCGCGTTCTCAAGGCTGCGGAAGTCATCGCTCTGCCTCCTGAACGTGAGGTGATCGATGTCGTCGCTAAGCAATATATCGTCGATGGTCTTGAAGGCATTCAGGACCCACGCGGAATGATCGGTGTTCGCTTGGAAGTGGAAGCCACCATCGTTACCGGAGCCAAGACGCCAATACATAACCTGCTGCGCTGTGTGGAGAAATCGGGACTGAAGATCAAGGATCTTGTGCTGATGTCTCTTGGAGCCGGCGGGTTAGCGCTTTCCAAAGACGAAAAATCAATGGGAGCGGTACTGGTGGATATCGGTGCTGGCGCAACGACGATAGCCGTATATGAAGAAGGTTCCCTTATTGCAACCTCAACGATACCGATCGGCGGAGAATTTGTTACGAATGATATCGCCTACGGACTGCGCACGTTGACCGATCAGGCGGAGAAAGTCAAACTTAAATATGGATGCGCCTGGATCGACGACGCAGCCTCCGAAGTTGTGTTCAAGGTGCTGAGAATCGGCAGCAATGTGGAGAAGGAGTTCAATCAGGAGGATTTGGCAGCGATTATCGAGCCTCGGGTCCAAGAGATTTTCCACCTGATTCTTCAAGAAGTGAAACGTCTTGGTTACAGCGACCTTCCGGGAGGTTATATACTAACGGGTGGCACTGTATCGATGCCGGGCGTATTGAAGGCGGCGCAAGCGGAATTATCCGCGTCCGTCCGGATTGCGGTTCCCGACTACATCGGGGTGAGAGACCCCGGATTTACAAGCGGCGTCGGCATTTTGTACCACATCGTCCGCAGCTTTAGGGGACGCGGCAGCAGCGCGAGCGCGAACAAGAAAACGGTCAGCCGCAGCAAGCCGAATGCCGCGCCAAGCCAGGAGGCCGTCCCGAAGCAAGGATTCGTGGAGCGACTCAAAAATATTTTCAGCGATTTCATATAG